In Nocardia asteroides, the following proteins share a genomic window:
- a CDS encoding daunorubicin/doxorubicin resistance ABC transporter ATP-binding protein DrrA encodes MSVERTVAPHPTPTATEGVVVEGITKSFGDVHALRGVDFVAAPGQVLGILGPNGAGKTTMVNVLSTLITPDSGRAIVAGHDVVADPAAVRRSIMLTGQYAALDDMLSGYENLVMFGRLMGLRKPAAQARARELITEFDLDRAADRRVGTYSGGMRRRIDIACGLVVRPDVVFLDEPTTGLDPRSRQGVWDLVRGFKNAGITTLLTTQYLEEADALSDQIIVIDHGVVIASGTADELKHRTGGSYCEVVPLDLEELPAIVAALGPLLPAENLAALTPESDRITIPAPDGAKTLAEALRRLDSASVELVDIALRRPSLDDVFLQLTGHLASTEQPSQAVS; translated from the coding sequence ATGAGCGTCGAACGCACTGTTGCCCCGCATCCGACCCCGACCGCCACCGAGGGTGTGGTGGTCGAGGGGATCACGAAATCCTTCGGCGACGTGCACGCGCTGCGCGGCGTCGACTTCGTGGCCGCGCCCGGGCAGGTGCTCGGCATCCTCGGCCCCAACGGCGCGGGCAAGACCACCATGGTCAATGTCTTGTCCACGCTCATCACGCCGGATTCGGGCCGCGCGATCGTCGCCGGGCACGATGTCGTCGCGGATCCGGCCGCGGTCCGCAGGTCGATCATGCTGACCGGGCAGTACGCCGCGCTCGACGACATGCTCAGCGGTTACGAGAATCTCGTCATGTTCGGCAGGCTGATGGGCCTGCGCAAACCCGCCGCCCAGGCCAGGGCCAGGGAGCTGATCACCGAATTCGACCTGGACCGGGCCGCCGACCGGCGGGTGGGCACCTACTCCGGCGGGATGCGGCGGCGCATCGACATCGCCTGCGGGCTGGTGGTGCGGCCCGACGTGGTCTTCCTCGACGAGCCGACCACCGGCCTCGACCCCCGGAGCCGCCAGGGCGTCTGGGATCTGGTGCGCGGCTTCAAGAACGCGGGCATCACCACGCTGCTCACCACCCAGTACCTGGAGGAGGCCGATGCGCTCAGCGATCAGATCATCGTCATCGACCACGGCGTCGTCATCGCCTCCGGCACCGCCGACGAGCTGAAACACCGCACCGGCGGCAGCTATTGCGAGGTCGTGCCGCTGGATCTCGAGGAGCTGCCCGCCATCGTCGCGGCGCTCGGGCCGCTGCTGCCCGCGGAGAACCTGGCCGCGCTCACCCCGGAATCCGATCGCATCACCATCCCCGCCCCCGACGGCGCCAAGACGCTGGCCGAGGCGCTGCGCCGGCTCGACAGCGCCTCGGTCGAACTGGTCGACATCGCGCTGCGCCGCCCCTCCCTCGACGACGTGTTCCTCCAGCTGACCGGGCATCTGGCCTCCACCGAGCAGCCCTCGCAGGCCGTGTCATGA